The genomic DNA AGTTTGGACAGAAGAAATACCGAGAGATCATATGTGATAGGTAGAAGGGGAGAGGAATCATTTCACTCTCCCCGCTTCCATCTGTAAAGAATTAACGGGGGTATTTATATGAAAACGCGCCAAAGAATGGAGCATTTGCGGCAGTATATGGATGAACGAGACATTCACTTGTCTATTATTTGGAATCCAGACAATCAGTACTATGTAACGGATTTTCGAGCGATATCGTATTCTAGGGCAATACTAACAGTAATTGACCAGCAAGAAGTACAGTTAATCATCCCAAAGCTAGAAGAATCGCATGCGACAGAACGAGCAGAAGTGGATAGGATACATGTTTACTATGAGCAATATGAACATCGTCATTTAACGTTATCGTATGTGGACTTTTTATCAAATATTTTGAGTAAACTACCTAAATCGGCGAATATAGGGGTAGAAATGGCATTATTGCCTGCAGATGTGTTTCAATATTTGCAACAAAGCGGCTTTACATTAACGGATATTGGAAATCGATTGGTTCAAATGCGCTCTATAAAAGATGATTACGAGATTGGGTGTTTGAAAGTTGCAGGAGCGTTATCAGATATTGCAATAAAGGAATCACTTTCTAATGTTCGTATAGGATTAAGTGAATTGGAGTTTGATTCATATGGAGATCGAGCTTTGCTTGAAGTTGCGTCACAGCAATATGCCGATGAATTGATTGGTTATGAAGATTGGACATGCTCGGGTATTGAACGAAGTGAAATGCCGCATCTGTATTCAAGTACCCGAAAATTTATGGATGGGGATGTCGTTGTACATAGTAGGCAAGTTTGGTATAACAACTACCGTGCGGAAAACGAACGAACATTTTTAATCGGAAATGTTACGGAACAACAGAAAGATTTGCTGAGGCTTGCGATTGAGGCTCAGCAAGTTGGGATGGAAATGATTCGTCCAGGTATTGCGGCTAAAGAAGTGGATATTGCAACCTTTAATGTTTTTAAACGGGCAGGCTATGCAGATTTTGTTCAGCATAGAGTAGGCCATGGATTGGGATTATCAGAACATGAAGAACCTTATTTACGTTTTGATAATGAATTAATTTTGGAGAAAGGGATGGTGTACACAATTGAGCCTGGTTTGTATGTGCCAGGTGTTGGTGGATTTCGCCATTCAGATACAGTGATTTTAACAGAACGAGGTAGTATGTCGATTACAGAGCATCCAAGGGCATTTGATGACATGCATTTTGTTTTTTCCTAATATTTTTTCATAACACTTTTATGAGAATATTTAATATTACTATAGAGTAGGGGAAACGAACAACCATGATTTTAACTATCATTGGCATTAACTTAGTTTACGTTTCTTTATTTACATTGCGTGTGTTATTCACATTTAAAGGGATGCGTATTATAGCGTCTTTTGTATCAATGGCAGAGGTGTTTATTTATTTAATGGGATTGACCTTAGTGCTTGATAATCTTGATAATCCTATTAATATTGCAGCCTATTGTTTTGGCTGGGGATTAGGTGTCTATGTTGGAAGTCGCATTGAGAAGAAATTAGCATTAGGCTATACTGTGTTTGAAGTTGTTGTAAATGATCTAGATACCGAGATTTGTCGTTATTTGAGGGAAAAGAATTACGGAGTTACCTCATGGCTTGCGGATGGAAAAGATGGGAAGCGCCTTGTAATGAAAGTGTTAGCAAAACGGAAAGACGAACAAAAACTGCGACGCACTATTTTGGAAACTGCACCAAAAGCTTTTATTATTTCTTATGAACCGACTACTTTCAATGGCGGATTTTTAGCGAAGCATTTGCGATAATGTTGCTCTATTAGGCTGTTGATGTAATGGATATGTAGGTTGGTAATGGTAATATAGAGAATAGCTGAAAAGCCAGTTGCCGAAGCCGTATTAGAGGTTTCGGTAACTGGCTTATTGGTGCCATTAAGTAAATGCCATCATCCGATCAAGCGGACCATTGGGTTCAATAATATCTGCGAGGTCCAAGATCGGGATCGGGAAATACGGGAACCCGGATGAATAAGGAGAAATTTCATAAAGCTGAAAGTAGATGACGAGGGAGGTATCGGCGATATAAAAATCTTGATCGCTACGGATTTCTTTGAAAGGGGGATCAAGTAAGACGACATCCCAATCTTTAATGCGCTGGCGAATGATATTCGATATCTTCTTCTCGTAGTCACTCCCCGTTTTGAATAACTCTTTCAAGGTGTACTGTTTGCCGGTTTTTGTATCAAATGTTAGCGAGTTAATGCTTGTCATACCGTGTGCTCCGCCAGTAAATGAATAGACAATCAGGTTTAAACTGAGCAGACCCCGTTGGTTGGTCTTTAATTCATAATAAGCGATGAGTTCAACGAGGCCTGGTTCGTAGTAATCACGTTCAATTAGTAGCTTATTTAGTGTTGTGACAATGGCATGGTTGATGGTGCTTTGCACATGGGCATTTGGTAAATGGACAACGACGGGATAATAGACCGTTACCTTTGGTGAGGCATGAGGTAATTTCTTTGTCACGATGGACACAGGAAGCTCGAACATTAACATCCTTTCATTCTTGGTGGTGTCATTGATTTTATGTACATAGCGGTGAAAAAAGAAGGGAATGGATGTGACAATGAATGACATTATCTGTCGTTCCATGTAAAATTGAGATACCGAGTATTTAGGGAGGCCATCAGATGAAAAACAAACAACAGGATTATGAAAATAAATTAAAGAATTTCGATCCAGATTCTACTATACATGAGACGGACGATCATTATTCAGATGAGAAATTTTGGGACAAGGTCAAAAAATACGGTAAGCAAGTAGGTAAGCAAACGGTTTACTACAGTTTGCTCCTATTTTATACAGCGAAAAGTCCAACGGTACCGAAATCATCCAAAATGATTGTTGTAGGTGCATTAAGTTACCTCATTTTCCCGGTCGATCTCATACCGGACTTTATCCCAGCAGTTGGTTTAGTCGACGATGCGAGCGTCATTGCGGCTGCCGTTTTTAAAATCGTTCAGCATATTGATGATGATGTGAAACAACAAGCAAAGCAACAATTGGTGAAGCTGTTTGGAGATGATGGTGGTTATGACGATATTGATGAGAAGTTGATGAGCTAAATTCATCGAAGGTTAGATGGATTTAGTTAAGCAGGTGAGACGCTATGGAAGATAGCGTCTCATTTTTCATCTCATTCATAAACAATTCTAGGTGCTTTGCGAATTGTCACTTCCCAATTGGTCCCCGTACCGACTCGATAAGCATCTGCGAATGAGCCTTGGTTAATGGCGATGCCGATGTTGTCGAGGGAATTTACATAGATAAGCGGTTCGCCGATGTGTAAATCTGCAAAGGATCGGCCGAATGTCATGATGTTATTGTAGATTGTGCGGCCATCTGTCGTGATGGCTACCTCGAAGGAATCCCCATGCTGCTGTGCGATTTCTTTAAACTGGGTTCGGCTAATATTCGTCCACAGATTGCCGAAAGGTCGGTCGATAATGTCGACTGTGCCTGTGATTACTTCATCAACAATTTTTGAGAGCTTCAATGGCAATGTAATGACCTTCGCTGTATCTAGAATGGGGCCGACTTCTTCAAATTGGATCACATCGGCAGCAAGTCGTGCACCTGTATAGGCGAAAATATCGCGTCCGTGGAATGTATGCGATTCTCCAGAGTTCGGAAGGCGGTTGACAGACTCATCAATTTCACGGACTTCGCAAATGCCGATGAATTGTGCCACATGTGTTAACGTACCATTGTCCGGTGTAATGATATAGTGGTCGTTGACGGTTTTCGCAACAATGCCACGTCGCTCCGAACCTACACCTGGATCGACAATGGAAACAAAAACCGTGTCCTTTGGCCAGTAACCAATGGCTTGCAATAGACGATAAGAAGCTTCCCAAATATTATATTGAGGAATCTGATGGGTAATTTCATAAATAGGAATTCCACGTTGAACAGAGTTTGCTACCCCGTGCATCGCACTAACTGCCCCGTCACTCTTCCCAAAATCCGATTGAAACACTAATAAACCTGTTGTCATCTTAAATCCACTCCTCATTTGTTTATAGTATGAAATTAAACACAAAAAATCCCGTCCATTTCAATCATTTATCGATTGAAAAGGACGAGATCTATTCTCGTGTTACCACCTTTATTCGTCGCTTATTCGCATAAGCAACCTCAACAAGTACAAAACCCGATCGTGATAGGTTTTAAACTGTGGTTCTGGTAACGGGTACCAACTCCCGCTGCGTATCTACTGATGTACAATTACGTACACGTTCAAGGCAGAGCTCAGAGGCCATTGTTCAAGTGGAGTCTTTCTGCTTCTTTTCAGCTACCGAAGCTTTCTGTGAGAAATCCTATGCACTTTACTTTTCTCTTCATCGCTTTTATATGTTAGTGAGTACTTTACATGAAGCTGAAAGAAAGGTCAATGTTTTTAGGAAATTAAGTTGGTTAAAAGCCAATCCAACTGAAGCGTTTCTTCGCATTTCGTGAAGTTTTGTGGTAGGATTTAAGTTCACAATAGTAGAGGACGTGAAGTTGAAATGATTAACATTACAGTACCAAATCCAGATATTACAATCGTACAACGTAAACAGGAAATGGGTCCAGGTGTTGCGCCGATTAAACCGATTTATGGCTTTATTGATTTACATGAAATTCCACGTGATAAAGGCGGCATCATTCTGTTTTATAACAATAAAGATGAGTTGCTATTTGCAGGGAAAGCGCGTAAATTACGCCAACGTGTGAAAAAGCATTTTGAAGATACGGTGTCACCAATTAAAGATCATCGTAATGAAGTAAAGCAAATTTCTGTGATCATTGTTGAAGACCCAATGGAACGTGAAATTTATGAAACGTATATCATTAATACACAACGTGCGAAATATAACGTTGATAAAGTATTTTTCGAGTGAACACGAACCCTGTTTCGTCCTTGATGGATGTCTTGATAAGGTGTAACAGGTTGAAAAGAGCTGACTGCTATGTGCAATCGGCTCTTCTTTTTGACTACATACAAAGAAAAGGGTGGGCGTAATGGACGAACGGTTACAAAAGATTGTCGATGAAGCACAAGTGGAATTTGGTTTGGATGCTTATGATTTGGAGAGGCATTCCATTACTAAACAGCGGGATGTAAAAGGTGAAGTGTATTATCTGTTTACTATGGAGTGGTTTCCGAAGGAATTGACTGAGCCTGTGGAAGAAGATATGAATCCAGAAGGCACGGCATGCATTGACTATCATATTCAAGCGCGGCGTTTTGACAGTGTTATTTTTGTGCAAGGGCAGTCATTTTCAACGAAAACACAATTTGTCGAAAAAACGCCTGAAGAAGTGGCGGCTTGGGTTGAAAAGCAGACGGGTTTAACGTATGGCAGCGATTTTAGACTAGCGCAAGCGACTGACGATGGGTTCCGCTATGAGAGGGATGTGGAGGGGATTCGAATGACACCAGGTCTGATGATTGATGTGGAATTTGATGAAGAAGGTAAATTGACTTCCTATTCTCGATACGGGATAGCTCCACGCCAAGAGGATATTCAAAAAGCGGCATTCACGTTAACGCTAGAAGAAATCGAGCCACTTGTTAAACAACAGTTGCAGCTTATACAGTTTCCATCTGAAGCGGAAAATCGATTCATTCCGGCTTATGCAATGGAAGAGGTTTTTGTGACGGTGGACGGGCAACGAGTGATTCCATTTTTCGAACATGAACGTACCGCTGTAAAAATAGAGGAAATAGTGAAATGGGATAGTCCACAGGAACTAATAATTGAGAGGCAAGAACTATTCTTTCGTTCTGAAGCGACTGCCGAAGAAGCATTTGGTCATGTTGGTGTCAGTGAACAACTAACCTTAACTGAAGCACAAATTGAGCGGAGTAAAGAACTCACCCGTGATGTTTTGAGGTCAGAATACCCGCTTGAATCGGGGAAATGGCAGTTGGCAGAACTGCGGCCTCAAGAGCACTTTATCGAAGCACATTGTGAAATTATGACGGAGCAACGCACGATTTTTAAGCGTAAAGTTGTTGTGTTTATCGAACCGGAAAATATGGCTGTCTTGAATTTCGTTGATAACGGGGCGATGATGGAGATCTTTGATACTTTTGAGCCAGCGGAACAGGTAGTTGTGACACATGACGAGGCGTTTGAAAAGATGGTTTCGTATATTACACTTGACCCCACATATATTTACGATAAGTTAACAGGGAAGTATATACTTTGTGGCTTGCTGGATGCTGCGGAAGCGGTGGATGCGGTGACGGGAGAAGTTATTTCATTGAGTGATCTATAAAGTGAGTAGAATCGACAAATGAGGATGCCGTGAAAATCGGTATCCTCATTTTCAGTATACATAGATTAGGAAATTCTAACGTTTCGTAGCGCGGACAAGTTGTAAAGTGTAGATTTTTCAGCTAGTACCGCCTACTGCCATTCAATAGGACTTCCCATTTGTCGACTAGTTTTCCGTAGTAACAAAACTAATTCAAAATTTTTTCTTTACATTTCATCTTGAATCTTTTATCATAAAGACAGAAAGTTTCCCTTAGGAAAGAACGCTGGAGTTTATTTTTTTGCCCATAAAGTTTCCCTTGGGCAAAAAAAATTTACGGTATAAGTTGCCTTAGGGAAACTATTGCATATAGATAAATGTATGGGGGTGTCTGGAAATGAAAAACGCAATTACTGTTTCGAATTTACATGTATCGTATTACGGAAAAGAAGTGTTACATGATATAGGATTTACAATTCCCCAGGGGAGGTCTGTTGGAATTATCGGTCCGAATGGGGCAGGGAAATCGACTTTGTTGAAAGCGATGTTGAACTTGATTCCAAAAGACTCGGGTGAAATCGGTATACTTGGTTCGACGTTGAAAGAAGTGCGTAAACGGATTGCTTACGTTCCACAACGGAGTGCGATTGACTGGGATTTTCCAATTAGGGTGAAAGAAACTGTGCTGATTGGTACGTATCCATCTGTTAGTCTACTGAAAAGACCGGGGAGGAAAGAAAAAGAATGGGCGCTGAAATGTCTGGAGAAGGTAGATATGTTGGACTATCAAGATAGACAAATTGGCGAATTATCAGGGGGGCAGCAACAAAGGGTTTTCTTAGCCCGAGCACTCGCCCAGCGAACGGATATATTTCTTCTGGATGAACCGTTTGTTGGTATTGATGTGGCAAGTGAAGAAGTGATTGTGAGGATTTTAAAAGAGCTACGGGATGAAGGGAAGACAATCATTGTTGTTCACCATGATTTGAGCAAAGCGGAAAAATATTTTGATGAGTTACTGCTGTTAAATAAGGAACTCATATCAAGTGGCGCTGTGAAAGACGTGTTTACTCCGCGAAATATTGCTAAAGCGTATGGCGGACAATTATCATTTTTAGAAGAAATGGTGATGCCGACATGATTAATTTTATAAACGCAGTTATGGAGTATGGTTTTTTACAAAAAGCTTTGCTTACATCTGTGATGGTCGGCGTGATTTGTGGCATAATTGGTTGTTTTATCATATTACGTGGAATGGCATTGATGGGAGATGCTATTTCTCATGCCGTGTTACCAGGTGTGGCGATTTCGTATATGTTAGGCATTAACTTTTTCATAGGGGCGGTAATGACAGGGCTTTTGACTGCTATCGGGATAGGTTTCATAAGTCAAAATAGCCGGGTGAAAAACGATTCTTCAATTGGAATTGTTTTTACGGCAGCTTTTGCTTTGGGAATACTCCTGATTACAGCATTGAAAAGCAGTTCCGACTTATATCATATTTTGTTTGGAAATGTATTGGCGGTAAGGCCTTCAGATATGTGGACGACACTCATTATAGGCATCATCGTCTTGATTAGTGTGTATCTGTTCTATAAAGAATTGTTAGTCAGTTCTTTTGATCCGATTATGGCAGAAGCTTATGGCTTGCCGACCAAGCTGATTCATTACTTTCTCATGACGTTGTTGACGCTTGTGACAGTGGCATCGTTACAGACGGTCGGTATTATCCTCGTTGTTGCAATGCTCATCACACCAGCTTCAACGGCATACTTACTGACAGATCGGTTATCAATCATGATTGGCTTGTCAGCATTATTTGGAGTGATTTCTGCAATAGGTGGGTTGTATTTAAGCTTCACTTATAATCTTGCATCAGGTGCAACTATCGTTCTCGTGGCGACAACGTTGTTTATCCTATCATTATTACTTTCACCGAAACAAGGGATTTTACTGCGAATGATTCGACAGAAAAAGAAAAAAGCTGTTACTGTTTAAAATAATTGGAATGAAAGGGAGAGTATTGATGAGGAAATTGATGTTACTGTTTACAGCAATGGTTATCGCGGTTTTGGTATCTGCGTGTAGCCAAGAGGGGAATTCTCCAAAAGAGCAAGATGACAAAGTGAAAATTGTTACAACGTATTCAATCGTCTATGACATGATAAAAAATGTTGGGGGAGATCATGTGGAGGTGCATAGTTTAGCGCCAATCGGATCAGATCCTCATAACTATGACCCGCTTCCTGGCGACCTTGTGTTGACAACTGATGCAGATATAATATTTTATAATGGATTGAACTTGGAAGAAGGAAATGCTTGGTTTAACGAACTGGTTGAAACGGCTGGGAAATCAGTTGGAGATGACAATGTGGTTCGTGTGAGTGAAGGGGTTGAGCCGATGCTTCTTAACTCGGATGAACATAAGAATGAAGAGGATCCACATGCTTGGCTCGACGTTCAGAATGGCATCACATATGTTAAAAATATTCGTGATGCATTGAAGGAAATCGATGCTGCGAATGCGGATGACTATGATAAAAACGCTGAAAAATATATTGCGGAGCTGGAGACTCTTCATGAAGAGATTATTGACATGATGCA from Sporosarcina sp. FSL K6-1522 includes the following:
- a CDS encoding S-adenosyl-l-methionine hydroxide adenosyltransferase family protein, encoding MTTGLLVFQSDFGKSDGAVSAMHGVANSVQRGIPIYEITHQIPQYNIWEASYRLLQAIGYWPKDTVFVSIVDPGVGSERRGIVAKTVNDHYIITPDNGTLTHVAQFIGICEVREIDESVNRLPNSGESHTFHGRDIFAYTGARLAADVIQFEEVGPILDTAKVITLPLKLSKIVDEVITGTVDIIDRPFGNLWTNISRTQFKEIAQQHGDSFEVAITTDGRTIYNNIMTFGRSFADLHIGEPLIYVNSLDNIGIAINQGSFADAYRVGTGTNWEVTIRKAPRIVYE
- a CDS encoding Xaa-Pro peptidase family protein encodes the protein MKTRQRMEHLRQYMDERDIHLSIIWNPDNQYYVTDFRAISYSRAILTVIDQQEVQLIIPKLEESHATERAEVDRIHVYYEQYEHRHLTLSYVDFLSNILSKLPKSANIGVEMALLPADVFQYLQQSGFTLTDIGNRLVQMRSIKDDYEIGCLKVAGALSDIAIKESLSNVRIGLSELEFDSYGDRALLEVASQQYADELIGYEDWTCSGIERSEMPHLYSSTRKFMDGDVVVHSRQVWYNNYRAENERTFLIGNVTEQQKDLLRLAIEAQQVGMEMIRPGIAAKEVDIATFNVFKRAGYADFVQHRVGHGLGLSEHEEPYLRFDNELILEKGMVYTIEPGLYVPGVGGFRHSDTVILTERGSMSITEHPRAFDDMHFVFS
- a CDS encoding metal ABC transporter permease, which translates into the protein MNFINAVMEYGFLQKALLTSVMVGVICGIIGCFIILRGMALMGDAISHAVLPGVAISYMLGINFFIGAVMTGLLTAIGIGFISQNSRVKNDSSIGIVFTAAFALGILLITALKSSSDLYHILFGNVLAVRPSDMWTTLIIGIIVLISVYLFYKELLVSSFDPIMAEAYGLPTKLIHYFLMTLLTLVTVASLQTVGIILVVAMLITPASTAYLLTDRLSIMIGLSALFGVISAIGGLYLSFTYNLASGATIVLVATTLFILSLLLSPKQGILLRMIRQKKKKAVTV
- a CDS encoding metal ABC transporter substrate-binding protein, encoding MRKLMLLFTAMVIAVLVSACSQEGNSPKEQDDKVKIVTTYSIVYDMIKNVGGDHVEVHSLAPIGSDPHNYDPLPGDLVLTTDADIIFYNGLNLEEGNAWFNELVETAGKSVGDDNVVRVSEGVEPMLLNSDEHKNEEDPHAWLDVQNGITYVKNIRDALKEIDAANADDYDKNAEKYIAELETLHEEIIDMMHAIPEDKRILVTSEGAFKYFSAAYDFQAAYIWEINSHSEGTPEQLKSIIRIIKDGGVPSLFLESSVDPRSMEMVSRETGVPIHGKIFTDSLGEAGSDGDTYIKMVKWNAEMIADGLGK
- a CDS encoding metal ABC transporter ATP-binding protein → MKNAITVSNLHVSYYGKEVLHDIGFTIPQGRSVGIIGPNGAGKSTLLKAMLNLIPKDSGEIGILGSTLKEVRKRIAYVPQRSAIDWDFPIRVKETVLIGTYPSVSLLKRPGRKEKEWALKCLEKVDMLDYQDRQIGELSGGQQQRVFLARALAQRTDIFLLDEPFVGIDVASEEVIVRILKELRDEGKTIIVVHHDLSKAEKYFDELLLLNKELISSGAVKDVFTPRNIAKAYGGQLSFLEEMVMPT
- a CDS encoding nucleotide excision repair endonuclease yields the protein MINITVPNPDITIVQRKQEMGPGVAPIKPIYGFIDLHEIPRDKGGIILFYNNKDELLFAGKARKLRQRVKKHFEDTVSPIKDHRNEVKQISVIIVEDPMEREIYETYIINTQRAKYNVDKVFFE
- a CDS encoding DUF2179 domain-containing protein, producing MILTIIGINLVYVSLFTLRVLFTFKGMRIIASFVSMAEVFIYLMGLTLVLDNLDNPINIAAYCFGWGLGVYVGSRIEKKLALGYTVFEVVVNDLDTEICRYLREKNYGVTSWLADGKDGKRLVMKVLAKRKDEQKLRRTILETAPKAFIISYEPTTFNGGFLAKHLR
- a CDS encoding YkvA family protein — its product is MKNKQQDYENKLKNFDPDSTIHETDDHYSDEKFWDKVKKYGKQVGKQTVYYSLLLFYTAKSPTVPKSSKMIVVGALSYLIFPVDLIPDFIPAVGLVDDASVIAAAVFKIVQHIDDDVKQQAKQQLVKLFGDDGGYDDIDEKLMS
- a CDS encoding DUF3298 domain-containing protein — encoded protein: MSFIVTSIPFFFHRYVHKINDTTKNERMLMFELPVSIVTKKLPHASPKVTVYYPVVVHLPNAHVQSTINHAIVTTLNKLLIERDYYEPGLVELIAYYELKTNQRGLLSLNLIVYSFTGGAHGMTSINSLTFDTKTGKQYTLKELFKTGSDYEKKISNIIRQRIKDWDVVLLDPPFKEIRSDQDFYIADTSLVIYFQLYEISPYSSGFPYFPIPILDLADIIEPNGPLDRMMAFT